From the Nematostella vectensis chromosome 7, jaNemVect1.1, whole genome shotgun sequence genome, the window AACTATTTGCCAATCGCTTGCCGTTTGCAATGAGAacgtttttgaaataggtgtttaTTCATATAAACTGTAATCAATACGCTAAGATACATGTGACATAGACTACATATACAGAAAAAGAGTGAAGAATTTACTCAAGATCAAAAACGAGGGTAACACTGAAAATAGGGTGACATTCCATATTTCAAAATGTGGAATTTTGAcccccctggatccgcccctgagaAGTAGGAAATAGGTGACGGAATCAATAACACTGACCTCGCAGACTTGCACGACTCCTGTTGATAGACGGCTGTCAATAATTTGAGCAGGAACTTGCAGATCTGCGGATGGATGACCAATCCACGGAAGAACACCGTGTCTTCTCGAACCTCTGAGTTCCTCTGCCGCTCCCGCACCGACCGTCTCTGCAACATCAAGACCTAGTTTAGTCCAGACCACGTAAATCACAGGTGCGTTCCTTTACAACtcattaaagaaggccaatcttGTGGCCATTTCACACACCCGCTTAATACCAAGTCACCCAAAGCAtcaatttccatcggctaattcaatcGACAAAACTGGGATACTCTCAAACAATGTCAAGTATCGGACATGCTTttggattgttattttgaacattttcttGCAAAGAGATCATTGTATGTGCAATAAAAAGGTTTGGCTGATCGACGTTCTTTTAAGCCTGCTTACACTAGCAATTCGTGATGCATAACTAGAAAGCTTCGGGTCTGCTATTTCGACAAAATCGCCCCAAAACATGAAAGCACACTCATTTCGCATGGGACCTCTCTGAGAGCCAGGTTAAGCTTGCTACGTGTTAGCTACTGCTTGTGTGTAAACCCTGATTCTACAGACCTGACGTGCTATCTTCTCGTCTTGATCGTCACTGCTGTCCGAGTTCACTTCATTATCTGCCTCGTACCCGTCTTCCAACGACTTCTTCCCTCCATTCAGAGTCTCCAGCTCATCCTCGATCATCAGCTGTGACCACTCCGCATTACCCTCGCCACCTGCATCCCGGTAGAAGGGGGCCGAGTGcacctcctcctcctccccctcctgCTGGGTGTGGACTGCAGGAGGCAGTAGTGTCTTGACAGCAGCCTTGGTAAGAGCGTCGCACAAGCCGCGGCCAAGGAACTCCCTCAGAACGACCGAGAACTTGACGGTTCTTTCAGTGGTGTGAAGAAGTGAGTCGATACTGGGTAACGCCTGCAAAGGGAAATATAATAGACTTGGCTACCTTAGGAAACAGAACCCAAGGCAAGTGGACATTGTCATAGTCGCTCAACAGAAAATCCTTAATCCCCTTCAAGTATAGAAATACATTTTGGATTTTATGTTTAAGGTTCGTAGtaaacaaaagagaaaaagtgTGAAGGGATCTAGGCTAGAAATGGCGAGTCTGCTCTCAAGCCAGGAAAAGTCTGGCTGAAACCAGTTCTAAGAACTGGCACACAGTTCTAAGAACGGTTTCCGTACTATTTGAGACCAGGCCAATATAACAACTTCGACAAATTCCAACAAACCCTCAGTACCTTGACTGCCCCAAAATGCCCAAATCTAAAATAAACTAATGATATCAAAATCAATGCATATAGGGGTGAAAAACATAACACATTGAGCCTAAAGTAATTGGAACGCTTTAGTACTTACAGCTTGATCCTGCCATAGGCCTACATAGGCTAAGCGAATACACACAGCAAGCACAGCCTCGAAGAGAGCCACCATGTCCCTCAGAGCATCCTTCTCTTCCTCAACCACTTCACAAGTAAACTGATTCTGGAAGAACTCCAGCAGCCACTTCAACAGCTCGTAACTGTACACCTGTACATTACCATCAATTAACAATTCCAGAAAAAGCTTGTTGGACACCACAAGGTCTAGGCAGGCTTTCCAAACATAAATTCTTAGAGAAATGTTCTCGAGAGCGGCTGACGGTTGAGCGAGACTCTCTTCCAGGAAATGAGTTCTTGCTGTAGGTGTCAGATCAGGAGAGTCTTCAACATCATTTCCAAGAATACTATTGAAGTTTTCCTGGGATAAAGTACCATTGCCAGAACTTTGCTGATTTCCAACAGTAGTCTCAGTTGAGGATTCTTCGACATCTTTTTTAGGTAGTTCCTGGTTATCACCACATTTGTCCAAGGACTCAATTGCATCATCACGCTTAGGTGTACAATCACCGGGTGGTGAACCCGCAACAGGGCTTTGCTCTTTGTCCAGGATTTCACTAGGAAGACCTCCAAAGGCCTTAATTTCTTCAGTAGGCTTCACCAGCACACTTGACTCCTCTTCCAGACATGCAGTGAACTGAAGCAATGATAGAAACGCCTTTGTTGCAATGTCCAGATCTTCTTTCCTTCTTCCTTCGCTACCCTCACTATCAGTGCTCTTGTTCGTGGAACCGCGAGACCTCTCTCTGCTCTGCGCTCGATCCTCAAGCATTACAAGGTACCTGAAAACGCTGATCACAAGTTCCTGGACTTCCTGGACGGCAAGGAAGGATAGCATCTCATTCAAACCTCCACAGCCGAAGAATAAGCTTCTGGAGTTCTCATTGAGAAGTAGCGACGGTAGAAAACTGAGTAATACCTTTAGAACATCCTTTGATATGTGACCCGAAGAACCCGGATGAAGGCGTGGCATATGCACGTGGTCAACCTCGGGATCTGGGGACGAGCTGACCTCGAATGGAAAGCGAATGGTTTTGTGCCTGTCATCGCTTCTTAGAATTGACGGAAGAATCACAACACGGAAAAGCTCCTCTTTTAGAGATGAAGAACCGAAGTTCACAAATGATCTAAGAGACTTGGCCGTCTCTAAAGCAACCACATGATTCTCGCACGTCAAAAGGGCACAGTACTGAGAGAAGCAGGCCCAAGAAGGAGACACAGTCGTTTCCAGGCTTCCTCTGTGTAGTCCTGTGAAGCGGGAGAAGGCTTCCCCTGCGCTATCGCTCCTCAGAGGACTGGCTTTAGAAGACTTGGAGAGACGTCTCTGGCGACGCGTGGTGTAGTTTGGTTGGGGCTCTTTTGTACGGAATGCATCTGAAGCGAGGTCCACTTCTGTTAGCACCAGCTGAGGGATGAGTTTAAGGATCATGGTCTGAAGTGGGCGAGGCTGCTGGTGGAACCTGAAATTTATTCAAAGGGATATATTGTACCAGAGGGTGGTGCAATAGCTCAATAGCACGGGCTTCGTCTAACAACAAAGGGTTGGAACCAGGGCTCAAATCAGCGTTAGGTGATTTTAGAGGTAGCTCATCAGATGTGTAATAACTGTGAATCCCTAGTCTTCTCGGACAAGGACGTTAAGCAGAAGGTGCTGCTCGTTGACCTGTTTTGGGGATGTATAAGAATCGCTGGGAACACTGGCTTGTATTACCATTTTTTGTGACTTCCACATCAATTTTAACAATCATCCTCAATGGCTATTTAAATCTGGATCggttataattattttttactctGTATGACCTTTACTGTTTTCGAGCGCATAGAAACAGCACTTAAATCACTCTTTAGACATGACCCTATATTTAGCAGACAACCTCTTATAACAGACACTTTAAAGTCCCGATTCCAAATTGTTCGGTCAATCTCTATATATAATGCATTAAGTGGACACCACGCTTATGGTGCATTTTTGGTTTCGAGAGTTCCGAGAGTCATCCCATGTTACCTGGAAAGCAAAGAAGTGACCAGTACATCCGGGTCCAGGCAGCTACACACGCCAACCTTCGCCAGACAGAGGAGGACTTGGGACGAGAGGTACTGGGTTCGACTTCCTCTGAAGACCGCAAGAAGCGAGAAGACTGGTACTAATACTGGGCAACCCTCGTCTGAAGCTAGGAGAGAATCAGACACTGTCTCAGATCACATGTGCGCCACTCCACGCAAAAAGGACCCGGAAGTCAAAATAACAAGATTTTGTCTTGAttcgattatttttttgtccttGTTGTCTCGTCGGCAATGGTTTCGAATGCTGGAAACAATATTTTTCAGGAACAGCAAATATTCCACCAAATTGGGAAAGAAATGTTACAGCACTAGAAAAGAGAGAAGACCAAGGGGCCTTACCCCCCTGAATCTATAAATTCCATTGATCCGATTTGCATGGCAATTTATCCAACAATGCTTTTGTGCTGAATATTCAAAACTCCCATTTAAACAAGATCAATCTTTCCCAATATTAttctatattaaaaaaaatagcagtATGCGGTTTTTAATTTAGGAAAGATAAAGTTTCATAGTGATTTAAACGAAATATATATCTAGGGTCCTAAAGCCTACGCAAAATGAGTCACGCGATTCGGGTTTAACAGACGTAAAAATATTAGGGACTTTATGATGCGAGAACGGCGACGGTTAGGAGGGCGTGACCGACACTAGCACTTAAGCACTTGGCGACTCCAAAATAGTTTTTAAGAAATCACCTAGACTTCATACTCAAGAACAAAACGAAATTAAACGAAAGCTTCATGTCTACAAAAGCGAACAGGGGAAGGTGAGTTTATACTTCAACCGATCTAGTCCTCGTTAGACCGAATTTCGCTTCGTGGTTTGTCGAAGAACGGTTGAAAATCTACTAGACAGAAGGCATTTTCACGTACAGATTTTGTATTCCCAAATCAgttccattgttttctaccGTTGCCGTCCTCGTTGCCGTATTCGTATCTTAAAGCCCCTATTACCTGTATCTATGCTACGTCGCTCCCCTTCCATATCTCCAGCTGATTCCGAACTCTCCTCCATCTCCGACGTCACACCTTCGAACTGTACGAGGGGCGACACCGAGGACGTCTGGGACTTTCTTTGGAGCGGAATCCCGGTCCCAGCTCTGCAGTTCGTTTTGCCTTTCTTGATGAGAGATACGACTTTACCAAGGTTACTGAGGATGTAACAGAGAGAGACTCGGGGTAAAGAGCGCAAGGTTTGTGCGGGTGATGGGGCGTTGACCTTCTCTGGCACTTTACAACTAGCCACGAGGAGTTCTTCCACTTTTGATATAACACTCACAGTAGTGTCGAAACCAGAGTTTGTCGAGAAGTGCTCCAGCAGTTCGCGCATGAATGCAACTACGGAGGAATTAACGAGGGTTCCAAAATGAAGTGCAGAACAGAGAAATGTCAGCAACCCTTGAATAGAATGAACAAGACAAAGCAAAGGCTGGAACCTTATCCAATGTGGCAGCGAGTGTAGATCGTCAGGCAAAGAATCTGAACTGCTGAAATCATATGCCTCGATCTCTTCCGTCAACTCGTCGAAATGCTTCGCTGAAAAGTTGAGTCTGGAAGTTAGATCCTCAACAACATTAACTAGAGTCTTGATATAGGCGCTTTTAGCGAGCTGCTTTGCAGACTTTGAGTTCCTACAAGCTGCATATAAGAGAGCAAAGACACCTCTAAGAATTGACAACAGTGCCGCGGTTGCCGTGGAGACATCCCATGTGCATTCGACCTCTAGCTCTTCCGAGATGAGCCTTGGGCAATTTGCACCGCTAAGACATACGACCAAATCAATCAACTGCCCCGACGTCTGTAGTATCAAGGACGCGTCCTGGTTCGACATCTCTCGACAGCAGAGCTTCTCAAGTATCGTCAAGACCAGGAGAAGTAGCTGAAACGTGTTCACTTCAAAGAGTTCCTTTGCCATCTCCATAAGGTCCTTTCCAGGTGTGATACTGAATTCCGGTTCGTCGAAAAGCGCTCCTAAAGAGGTCTCCAGGCTTCCCACAGCGCTGGAAATCCCACTGCTTTGCTGCTGAAGCTCTAACTCCAGCAAATTCGGTACATTATAATTATCACTAACGTTCGAGCTCTGTAAGCTCGTGCTTCCCATACTGCTAATACTCGTCAGCCCATCGCTATCCCCGGCAGTGCTGGAGTCACGATCCTCCCTCCTCTCCTTGAGGTTTCTACCGTTAGGGGGTGAGACGAGTTCTTGTGTTAGGGTTTGGGCGCGTGATTTCGGTGGATCGGGTGTACTTGTCGTGCTACGCATGTGGGACGTGTACCGGGTCTTCAGGTGTTCCATCATTAGAGCGTTGGCGAGTATTGCGTGGTAGGGCGTGGTCTTGGGGTCTTGGAAATAGTTATCCCACTCGGTCATGGCCAAATCCAGCTCTGCAGGTGAAATAACTTTTAGTGACATGATAGAAAACCTTGATATTTATCAAAGCCCCCCGATCAGAAGCCGATATGAAAAAGTGCAGGATTTGCTAGCCATCTAAGGAAGGGGACGGGACTGATATCAAAAAAGCGTTGTTTTGGAAAGTCAGGTACAGAAAAAACTTAGAATCCTTATAAAAATTGACTACAAATGGTCACAATCATTGTCTTGTTCTTTCAATTTCAAGTCATAAGTAGCCCCCGTGATATAGCAACTTTAAGAAAATGACAGTGAACTTGCAGGtattgcaaataaaaaaaattgatcaCTTTTCTTAAATAAGAAGTAATCTGCGCTTGACAAAAACTATAACTAAATATCTATATTGAAACTATTTTCCAAATTCGCgacttctttttttattaaaggaATCCCTACCGAAAATCTGGCTTTTTGGAGAACCTCCTATCATGAAGTTGAAGTGCCTCCAAAGGTCAATGTTTTTTaacctttcctttttttaaaggtaTGCATAGCACTCGTGATACGACGGGACACGTCACGTGTTCTTGTACCTTGTAATATGTCACGTCGATCAGGGGGAATTCGAAGAATAACCGGAAGTAGCGTGACAAGGAGATTGGCAAGCTCACTGCTGCATCCGGCCACCTGTAAAAAACGAGAGCTGTTACCGTGGTAAAGTTTGACACACAGGCACGATTTAAACGTTAAATGTAAATTCAGTGCTGTTTTGAAGCGGTTAAAATCACTACAGAATACCACAAGTCTGTGTTTGTTCTATGTGCGTCTCTTCTCACGGGgacgtttttcatttttaagccaaattaCACAAATATATAAACTCGAACATATCATTAATAATTATATCTATTTAACGGACATACTCTTTTTATCATTTTCGTTGTCAATTGTCACAAAAGCCTAAAAGATCTCAACACGGGAAAAATGGAGAAAAAATTATAACGAGTACCACGATTTTCTAGACAATAGAGCGTCTTGCGGAATTCGCCAgcttgggttgcctgtggtgacACTACATCGTCCTAGGCCTAATCAGGCGGGCCTTATGACGCCTAGTCATAATGTAATGGCAATGCGCAACCCACAAATCGAAACGATTTTTCGCCGGTCAAAATGGCAGAGGAATGGGCCAAAAAGTGGTCAACGTTTGGGGATAAAGTCCCTTGGCATATTCCTGGGCCACATCCACTGCTAGTCAAGCATCTAGACCGACTGACTGGGGGCAAGAAAGGCCTCAGAATTCTAGTTCCTCTCTGTGGTATAACGCAAGACCTCATCTTTCTAGCAGACCAAGGTCATAGCGTTATTGGCATCGAATTTGTTCGTGCTGGAATTGAGATGTTCTTCAAGAAAAACGATCTGGAATACACTATCGATGCTATAAACATGGCGCCTTCGGGAGCGTACGTATTCAAGGCGAAAAGCAAAGACATCACGATATTTCAATGTGACTATCTTCACTTCCGTAAATCTATTGCCGGTGGCGAGATAGACGCGGTGTGGGACAGAGCTTCCCTGATAGCATTTCTCGAAAACAAATCAAACGAAGAAGATATCGAGATCGGAAAACGTTACCTCGAAGTGCAACACAAGCTACTATCAGTAGGTGGTAAATGTGTTATGGAGACATACGTATACAGTCCCGATGCAGTGAGGTCTATTGGTCCATCTTGCTGCCCTCAGTCGCTTCTAAGGGACATGTGTGGCGATAATTGGGAAGTCGAGTTGTTAGAGTCGGTGGAAATGGACCCGGGCGAGGGGTTCCAAAACTTTAAATTTGACTTCAGTTACACACTTAATCTGAATGTTCTAACTCCTAAGTAGGACAGATTTGCCTATGTGATATTGAGTGAATCATGAATCctgtaaataaaacaatcgaAATTCCCGATCCCGGCAAAATTACAGTAAAATGTTGAATAAACGCGATTTAACAATATTCGGTATAACCATTTCCTGGTGTAATGATTGGCATTTCGTGCACCAAGTGTAAAATATCAGGTGTAATTATACACGCAAACGAAACTCACAATGCTAAACTTTGGAACACCCGTTCACTTTCTTTCTACATTTTCCTTGTATCTACTGGCAAGTTCTAAATAAATCGAGATGTTAAGTCCCATTGTGAATTCATTGTGGATAGGGATTTTGAAGCTTGCTTTCAATCTCATAAAATAGGGGaattgcgctaagagatcatgtgATCTTTTGGttggcaaattcaagcaaaaataaacacagtaATGACTTCACCTGGCACGCATAAGAACAAATTTTAATAGCGCGTCTTGCGGAATTCGACAAATATAAACGCTGTTCTACATTAGGATTGCCGAGGACCGTTGTCCCGCAAgcttgggttgcctgtggtgatATATTCGTCCCAGGCTTAATCAGACGAGACTAGGAACGTCTAGACGTCTAGTACGAATGACGAAGCAGTGTATGTAAACCAAGTGTAGTTTTCGGCGGTCAAAATGGCAGAAGAATGGGCCAAAAAGTGGTCAAAGTTTGGGGATAAAGTCCCTTGGCATATTCCTGGGCCACATCCACTGCTAGTCAAGCATCTAGACCGACTGACTGGGGGCAAGAAAGGCCTCAGAATTCTAGTTCCTCTCTGTGGTATAACGCAAGACCTCATCTTTCTAGCAGACCAAGGTCATAGTGTTATTGGCATCGAATTTGTTCGTGCTGGAATTGAGATGTTCTTCAAGAAAAACGATCTGGAATACACTATAGATGCTATAAACATGGCGCCTTCGGGAGCGTACGTATTCAAGGCGAAAAGCAAAGATATCACGATATTTCAATGTGACTATCTTCACTTCCGTAAATCTATTGCCGGTGGCGAGATAGACGCGGTGTGGGACAGAGCTTCCCTGGTAGCATTTCTCGAAAACAAATCAAACGAAGAAGATATCGAGATCGGAAAACGTTACCTCGAAGTGCAACACAAGCTACTATCAGTAGGTGGTAAATGTGTTATGGAGACATACGTATACAGTCCCGATGCAGTGAGGTCTGTTGGGCCATCTTGCTGCCCTCAGTCGCTTCTAAGGGACATGTGTGGCGATAATTGGGAAGTCGAGTTGTTAGAGAAGGTTGAAATGGGCCCGGGCGAAGGGTTCCAAAACTTTAAATTTGACTTCAGTTACACACTTAATCTGAATGTTCTAACTGCCAAGTTGGCAGATTTTCAATAGTGAGATTGTGTGGTTACAGGAACCTAGATTAACGATAATTACTTGATATTATCCATATATAATGATCGAAATTTCAGGTCCCGACAAAACTACAGTGAAATGTATGCGAGATCGAGATTCaacaatattatataaaaaactATTGGTAAAATGATTAAAATACTGTACACTAAGTGTCAAATCTCTGATGATACAAGTGAACCCAACAAAGCTAAACTTTAGAATTCCCGTCCATAAAGATTttatcttttgatttatttaaaGTGATCTATCAATATAATTTTTCGGTGCCTTGAAATATCGTTATTTTGAGGTTCAACTGTACTATGCTCCAAAGCTAAGTGGAAAGAGAGATATAATAGAACGTGTActtaaataattataataataacaattaatgaTATGAACATTTAAATGTGCAGGGGTGTGTGGGTGGGTTTTGGACCAGAGCAGAGTGGAGGTTACTCTTCAAGATTTTGGTAACATGATGTGAGGTCCGGCCATTGTAAAATTGGTACTTGTGATATTTTAATCTCCCACAGTGGATTTCTAACCCTCCCCAAACCAGGTATCTTGAGTTTGACTTAGATAATAACAGTGTTAAAGGCAAGTAATTGGGGAGGATGCATTCAAGAgtgttaaagaaaaaaaaactgaaaaaaagactgatatttttttatgactaAGATGGTAGCATTGTGAATGGTTGTCTAGCCACTAGTAATCTTGgacaaatcctggctatgcccTGAATTATAACAGAGAATCCTAATAGTTCATGTTTATTTACAAGACCTTTCACAGGCTGAGACTCACTAAATTACAGGCAGAGACACAAACCTAGAACTAGCAGGAATACATTAAAGAAAAGTATTGAGTGTCACAAAGTCTCTTAGTCTGTTGGTGCGCAAAGACAGCAAGCAGGCCAGCCCCCTGCCAGatcttaaagttcttaaaacctttcacttatatcaatctagccaaaacaaagcatagatagacttttaaattctgaaaagggaattgaatttgattgaaatctgaattttctacagatctttgaaaattttcctggccgcgcgaaaggagattgaataaagtgaataattccaagttttggcgggaaaatctgaaacaacgtattttccttaaatccgttaaaacTCAGAGctggcaataccacaaaatattggcgaattgttttctattgcaatgctacccacaatgaagcgaatAATAAttcgagaattgtatgcgaaaataaaaatattgttttgttttaggtTTAAAAAACAGtgcgcgctcgtgagaatgttgccattcttgattgcgaatcaGAGCGCgcacacaatgcaaaaacaattcaaagactaaaaaatatctgctaaattttgcagatttgtttcctgaagttaaataatcatttgactaccaggttgagatataatgatgatggtcaaAGTTGTAATCACACAACATTCtccagcaataactaagaagacatgaagacgggaaccggtttagcgcacttatatgttttctcatgtaatttggttgacatcttgatctacgtcacaaatgactggacccgggcctatCAGTTCACAGCCTTTTTTctgaaggttgaccaaaatacctcaatattacagatttgaatTATTCGCtcgaacgcgtgttttatagggtctatcacctctgaaaggttatatggattTTAAACTCTTACCTTTCCTGCAAGAATGCAAAGCGTCTCCAGTATCATGAGTCCCTGTCCATGACACAGGTACTTCACCAGCAATTCCTCATCACATTCCTGGCACTTTGCTAGGATTATCGTCTGGAATTCCCTTGCTACCATGTTACTTATACTATGGATGTCActaaaaatcaaacaaaaacaagaattttTTTCTAGACTGAAAAGAGTGGCCCTAATTGATGAACCATCAGATATTGCAAATCTTTGTTGCACCCCCTTTTGAATGAGTACCCCATCTATGGTGTAAAATAGCGAATATATGCAAGCATTTAAAAGTGCCAAAACCCCTCCCCAGAATATTGAAGATGCAGATCCTCTGGAAAAGATGAGAGATGTCCATTGACTGAACTAAACTATTTGTTCTAGTTTGTTAGCTTATTGTTGGATTTGTAACATTTCATGAATTTAATCAAGGTACAGACACTGTCACTCATACAAAGCAAATCCGAGTTTGAAATAAGCACTCCTGTCCAGTTTACCCCCCATGCAACCCAAAAAATCAAAAGTTCCTGTTATcataaatacattaaaaattGTCTGTGCAAATAGGGTACTAATTATTTGAAAACAGGTAAAATGAAGCAGCTATGTCAGACCCACACATTGATGgccttaacacattgacccctcaaccggcctgtaccggctttgggaagtacccacaacccaaaaaattcataaatgcaaaataaacacaacaagatgaagatactcaggcatcagtctaagggataaatggtcttgcagatatgcatccaaccaaggcaTCTAcgcttaagccaaataatagcacaggttctttgacaaatctcaaatcgaacaaggagagaaaagcagaatcacccctctcaataaaatgctcaaaataccacaca encodes:
- the LOC5507136 gene encoding thiopurine S-methyltransferase — translated: MAEEWAKKWSTFGDKVPWHIPGPHPLLVKHLDRLTGGKKGLRILVPLCGITQDLIFLADQGHSVIGIEFVRAGIEMFFKKNDLEYTIDAINMAPSGAYVFKAKSKDITIFQCDYLHFRKSIAGGEIDAVWDRASLIAFLENKSNEEDIEIGKRPDAVRSIGPSCCPQSLLRDMCGDNWEVELLESVEMDPGEGFQNFKFDFSYTLNLNVLTPK
- the LOC5507125 gene encoding thiopurine S-methyltransferase, yielding MAEEWAKKWSKFGDKVPWHIPGPHPLLVKHLDRLTGGKKGLRILVPLCGITQDLIFLADQGHSVIGIEFVRAGIEMFFKKNDLEYTIDAINMAPSGAYVFKAKSKDITIFQCDYLHFRKSIAGGEIDAVWDRASLVAFLENKSNEEDIEIGKRPDAVRSVGPSCCPQSLLRDMCGDNWEVELLEKVEMGPGEGFQNFKFDFSYTLNLNVLTAKLADFQ